In Phragmites australis chromosome 24, lpPhrAust1.1, whole genome shotgun sequence, the following are encoded in one genomic region:
- the LOC133907108 gene encoding vacuolar-sorting receptor 3-like, translating into MGALGFWRRRVLLPAVLLLAAAVEARFVVEKNSLMVTSPTSLRGRRDSAIGNFGIPQYGGSMAGAVVYPKDNADACDAFDGKHPFRAKPGALPAFLLVDRGNCLFARKVWNAQNAGASAVLVVDDKDEPLITMDLPREDDEAAKYIQNITIPSALIDKKFGEQLKKAVKDGEMVNVNLDWREAVPHPDDRVEYELWTNSNDECGPKCDMLMNFLKEFKGAAQLLEKGGYSQFTPHYITWYCPQAFVISKQCKSQCINHGRYCAPDPEQDFSTGYEGKDVVVENLRQLCVFKVASESKKPWVWWDYVTDFHIRCPMKEKKYNKKCAETVIKSLGLDVKKVDKCMGDPNADSDHPLLKMEQDAQIGKGSRGDVTILPTLVVNNRQYRGKLERKAVLKAICAGFEETTEPNVCLSDDIETNECLNDNGGCWQDKAANVTACRDTFRGRVCECPTFNGVQFNGDGYSNCEPAGPGKCLINHGGCWHETRNGKTFSACQESGDGKCQCPAGFRGDGVKKCEDIDECKEKKACQCPECNCRDIWGGYECTCSGDLLYIREHDTCISKTAVQAKAAWAAVWGILIVLVVVAAGSYIVYKYRLRSYMDSEIRAIMAQYMPLDNQGDVPNHTHEDHS; encoded by the exons ATGGGCGCGCTAGGGTTTTGGCGCCGGCGGGTGCTGCTGCCGGCGGTGTTGTTGCTcgccgcggcggtggaggcgcgGTTCGTGGTGGAGAAGAACAGCCTGATGGTAACGTCGCCGACGTCCCTGCGGGGGCGGCGCGACAGCGCCATCGGCAACTTCGGCATCCCGCAGTACGGTGGGAGCATGGCGGGCGCCGTCGTCTACCCCAAGGACAACGCCGACGCCTGCGACGCCTTCGACGGCAAGCACCCCTTCCGCGCCAAGCCCGGCGCGCTGCCCGCCTTCCTCCTCGTCGACCGCGGGA ATTGCCTATTTGCTAGGAAGGTTTGGAATGCGCAAAATGCTGGTGCCTCAGCAGTGCTTGTAGTTGATGACAAGGATGAGCCACTGATAACAATGGATTTACCTCGCGAAGATGATGAGGCTGCAAAGTATATACAGAACATAACCATTCCTTCTGCGctaatagataaaaaatttgGTGAGCAGTTGAAGAAGGCTGTTAAAGATGGTGAAATGGTTAATGTTAATCTTGATTGGAGGGAGGCTGTTCCGCATCCAGATGATCGGGTCGAGTATGAGTTATGGACAAATAGCAACGATGAATGTGGCCCTAAATGTGATATGTTGATGAATTTCCTCAAGGAATTTAAAGGAGCTGCCCAACTTCTTGAAAAAGGCGGCTATAGTCAATTCACACCCCATTATATTACTTGGTACTGCCCTCAAGCATTTGTGATCAGTAAACAATGCAAATCCCAATGTATAAACCATGGTAGGTACTGTGCACCTGATCCAGAGCAGGATTTTAGCACTGGCTATGAAGGAAAGGATGTGGTGGTAGAAAACCTCAGACAGTTATGTGTGTTTAAAGTTGCAAGTGAAAGCAAAAAACCGTGGGTCTGGTGGGATTATGTGACTGATTTTCACATCAGGTGCCCGATGAAGGAGAAGAAATATAACAAAAAGTGTGCAGAAACTGTCATCAAATCACTAG GTCTTGATGTGAAGAAGGTGGATAAGTGTATGGGAGATCCAAATGCTGATTCGGATCACCCATTGCTTAAAATGGAGCAGGATGCTCAG ATTGGGAAAGGTTCAAGAGGAGATGTTACTATATTGCCTACTCTTGTTGTGAACAATCGGCAATATCGAG GGAAGCTCGAGAGGAAAGCTGTCCTCAAAGCTATTTGTGCTGGTTTTGAGGAAACTACTGAACCGAATGTTTGTCTGAGTGATG ATATTGAAACCAATGAGTGTCTGAATGACAATGGGGGCTGCTGGCAAGACAAAGCTGCTAATGTGACAGCCTGCAGG GACACTTTCCGTGGCAGAGTGTGCGAATGCCCCACATTCAATGGTGTGCAGTTTAATGGTGATGGCTACAGCAATTGTGAAC CTGCTGGGCCAGGAAAATGCTTGATAAATCATGGTGGGTGTTGGCATGAAACTCGTAATGGAAAAACATTCTCTGCTTGTCAG gAATCTGGAGATGGGAAATGCCAGTGCCCAGCTGGTTTCCGAGGGGATGGTGTTAAAAAATGTGAAG ACATTGATGAGTGCAAGGAGAAAAAAGCTTGTCAGTGTCCTGAATGCAACTGTAGAGATATATGGGGTGGCTATGAATGCACTTGCAGTGGAGACCTTTTGTATATCAGAGAGCACGACACTTGCATAA GCAAGACAGCAGTTCAGGCTAAAGCAGCGTGGGCTGCAGTGTGGGGTATCTTGATAGTCTTGGTTGTTGTGGCAGCAGGGAGTTATATTGTATACAAGTACAGATTAAGG tCATACATGGACTCAGAGATCAGAGCTATCATGGCGCAATACATGCCACTGGACAATCAAGGAGACGTCCCAAATCACACACACGAAGATCATTCATAG